From one Xiphias gladius isolate SHS-SW01 ecotype Sanya breed wild chromosome 12, ASM1685928v1, whole genome shotgun sequence genomic stretch:
- the polr2a gene encoding DNA-directed RNA polymerase II subunit RPB1 encodes MHGPPSGDSACPLRTIKRVQFGIISPDELKRMSVTEGGIKYPETTEGGRPKLGGLMDPRQGVIERTGRCQTCAGNMTECPGHFGHIELAKPVFHVGFITKIMKVLRCVCFFCSKLLVDSNNPKIKDILGKSKGQPRKRLTHVYELCKGKNICEGGEEMDNKFGMEQQETEEDITKEKGHGGCGRYQPRIRRCGLELYAEWKHVNEDSQEKKILLSPERVHEIFKRISDEEDIILGMDPKFARPEWMIVTVLPVPPLAVRPAVVMQGSARNQDDLTHKLADIVKINNQLRRNEQSGAAAHVIAEDVKLLQFHVATMVDNELPGLPRAMQKSGRPLKSIKQRLKGKEGRVRGNLMGKRVDFSARTVITPDPNLQIDQVGVPRSIAANMTFPEIVTPFNIDRLQELVRRGNSQYPGAKYIIRDNGDRIDLRFHPKPSDLHLQIGYKVERHMCDGDIVIFNRQPTLHKMSMMGHRVRILPWSTFRLNLSVTTPYNADFDGDEMNLHLPQSLETRAEIQELAMVPRMIVTPQSNRPVMGIVQDTLTAVRKFTKRDVFLERGEVMNLLMFLSTWDGKMPQPAILKPRPLWTGKQIFSLIIPGHINVIRTHSTHPDDEDSGPYKHISPGDTKVIVENGELIMGILCKKSLGTSAGSLVHISYLEMGHDITRLFYSNIQTVVNNWLLIEGHSIGIGDSIADAKTYLDIQNTIKKAKQDVIEVIEKAHNNELEPTPGNTLRQTFENQVNRILNDARDKTGSSAQKSLSEYNNFKSMVVAGSKGSKINISQVIAVVGQQNVEGKRIPFGFKHRTLPHFIKDDYGPESRGFVENSYLAGLTPTEFFFHAMGGREGLIDTAVKTAETGYIQRRLIKSMESVMVKYDGTVRNSINQVVQLRYGEDGLAGENVEFQNLATVKPSHKAFEKKFKFDCTNERALRRMLQEDVVKDVLTNAHVQSSLEREFEKMKEDREILRAIFPTGDSKVVLPCNLARMIWNAQKIFRINTRTPTDLNPLRVVEGVQELSKKLVIVNGDDPLSRQAQQNATLLFNIHLRSTLCSKRMTEEFRLSTEAFDWLLGEIETKFNQSIAHPGEMVGALAAQSLGEPATQMTLNTFHYAGVSAKNVTLGVPRLKELINISKRPKTPSLTVFLLGQAARDAERAKDILCRLEHTTLRKVTANTAIYYDPNPQNTVVAEDQEWVNVYYEMPDFDVTRISPWLLRIELDRKHMTDRKLTMEQIAEKINAGFGDDLNCIFNDDNAEKLVLRIRIMNSDENKFQEDEEVVDKMDDDVFLRCIESNMLTDMTLQGIEQISKVYMHLPQTDNKKKIIITEDGEFKALQEWILETDGVSLMRVLSEKDVDPVRTTSNDIVEIFTVLGIEAVRKALERELYHVISFDGSYVNYRHLALLCDTMTCRGHLMAITRHGINRQDTGPLMKCSFEETVDVLMEASSHGESDPMKGVSENIMLGQLAPAGTGCFDLLLDAEKCKYGMEIPTNIPGISVAGPTGMFFGTVPSPMSGMSPAMTPWNTGATPAYGAWSPSVGSGMTPGAAGFSPSAASDASGFSPGYSPAWSPTPGSPGSPGPASPYIPSPGGAMSPNYSPTSPAYEPRSPGGYTPQSPGYSPTSPSYSPTSPSYSPTSPNYSPTSPSYSPTSPSYSPTSPSYSPTSPSYSPTSPSYSPTSPSYSPTSPSYSPTSPSYSPTSPSYSPTSPSYSPTSPSYSPTSPSYSPTSPSYSPTSPSYSPTSPSYSPTSPSYSPTSPNYTPTSPSYSPTSPSYSPTSPSYSPTSPNYTPTSPNYSPTSPSYSPTSPSYSPSSPRYTPQSPTYTPSSPSYSPSSPSYSPTSPKYTPTSPSYSPSSPEYTPTSPKYSPTSPKYSPTSPKYSPTSPTYSPTTPKYSPTSPTYSPTSPTYTPTSPKYSPTSPTYSPTSPKYSPTSPTYSPTSPKGSTYSPTSPGYSPTSPTYSPSSPSYSPTSPKYTPTSPSYSPSSPSYSPTSPKYTPTSPSYSPSSPSYSPTSPKYTPTSPSYSPSSPSYSPTSPKYTPTSPSYSPSSPSYSPTSPKYTPTSPSYSPSSPSYSPTSPKYTPTSPSYSPSSPSYSPTSPKYTPTSPSYSPSSPSYSPTSPKYTPTSPSYSPSSPSYSPTSPKYTPTSPSYSPSSPSYSPTSPKYTPTSPYSCCQF; translated from the exons ATGCACGGACCGCCCTCCGGCGACAGCGCATGCCCATTGCGCACGATCAAGAGAGTTCAATTCGGCATCATCAGCCCAGATGAGCTT AAACGGATGTCGGTTACAGAAGGGGGAATCAAATACCCTGAAACAACAGAAGGAGGACGTCCTAAACTCGGTGGCCTTATGGACCCCAGACAAGGTGTCATAGAAAGAACTGGAAGATGTCAGACATGTGCAG GCAACATGACAGAATGTCCAGGCCACTTTGGGCATATAGAACTGGCAAAGCCAGTTTTCCATGTCGGCttcataacaaaaataatgaaggTTCTCCGATGTGTCTGCTTTTTTTGCTCCAAGCTTTTAGTGGATTCG AACAATCCAAAGATCAAAGACATCCTGGGAAAATCCAAAGGGCAGCCCAGAAAGCGTTTGACACATGTGTACGAGCTgtgcaaaggaaaaaatatatgtgaaggaggggaggaaatgGATAACAAATTTGGAATGGAAcagcaggagacagaggaggacattACCAAGGAGAAG GGTCACGGTGGCTGTGGGCGCTACCAGCCACGTATCAGACGCTGTGGCTTGGAGCTCTATGCTGAGTGGAAGCACGTTAATGAGGATTCGCAGGAGAAGAAAATCCTGCTGAGTCCTGAACGTGTACATGAGATCTTTAAGCGCATCTCAGATGAAGAGGACATCATCTTGGGCATGGACCCCAAGTTCGCCCGGCCTGAATGGATGATTGTAACTGTGTTGCCTGTGCCTCCACTGGCTGTGAGGCCTGCTGTAGTCATGCAGGGATCTGCTCGCAACCAG GATGACTTGACCCACAAGCTGGCTGATATTGTTAAGATCAACAACCAACTGAGAAGGAACGAACAGAGTGGTGCAGCAGCTCATGTCATAGCTGAGGATGTgaagctgcttcagtttcatgTAGCCACGATGGTGGACAATGAATTGCCAGGCCTGCCAAGG gcAATGCAAAAATCCGGCCGCCCTCTCAAATCCATAAAACAACGACTAAAGGGAAAGGAAGGGCGAGTCCGAGGCAACCTGATGGGCAAGCGTGTGGACTTCTCAGCCCGAACTGTCATCACCCCAGACCCCAACCTGCAAATCGACCAAGTGGGCGTACCTCGGTCCATTGCAGCCAATATGACCTTCCCAGAAATTGTCACCCCCTTTAACATTGACAG ATTGCAAGAGCTGGTGCGAAGAGGCAATAGCCAGTATCCAGGAGCCAAATACATCATCCGCGACAATGGAGACAGAATTGACCTGCGATTCCATCCCAAACCAAGTGACCTTCATCTGCAGATTGGCTACAAg GTGGAGAGACACATGTGTGATGGTGACATCGTCATCTTCAACCGACAGCCTACACTACATAAAATGTCCATGATGGGGCACAGGGTTCGGATTCTGCCCTGGTCCACATTTCGACTCAACCTCAG TGTCACAACACCATACAATGCTGACTTTGACGGGGATGAGATGAACCTCCACCTGCCTCAGTCCCTTGAGACAAGGGCAGAGATTCAGGAGCTGGCCATGGTGCCACGTATGATTGTTACACCCCAGTCCAACAGGCCCGTCATGGGTATTGTGCAGGACACCCTCACAGCTGTGCGCAAATTCACCAAGAGGGATGTCTTCTTAGAGAGG GGGGAAGTCATGAACCTCCTCATGTTCCTGTCAACCTGGGATGGGAAAATGCCTCAACCAGCCATCCTCAAGCCCCGTCCTCTGTGGACAGGCAAGCAGATCTTCAGTCTCATCATTCCCGGACACATCAACGTCATCCGCACACACAGCACTCACCCTGACGATGAGGACAGTGGTCCTTACAAACACATCTCACCTGGGGACACCAAG GTCATAGTGGAGAACGGTGAGTTGATCATGGGCATCCTGTGTAAGAAGTCTCTTGGAACCTCAGCTGGCTCCCTCGTCCACATCTCCTACCTGGAGATGGGCCACGACATCACCAGACTCTTCTACTCCAACATTCAGACTGTGGTCAACAACTGGCTGCTCATTGAAG GTCATTCCATTGGTATTGGTGACTCCATTGCTGATGCCAAGACATACCTTGACATCCAGAATACCATCAAGAAAGCCAAACAGGATGTGATAGAA GTCATTGAGAAAGCCCACAACAACGAGCTAGAGCCAACCCCTGGTAACACACTGAGGCAGACCTTTGAGAACCAGGTGAATCGTATCCTCAACGATGCTCGTGACAAAACAGGATCCTCTGCCCAGAAGTCTCTGTCTGAGTACAACAACTTCAAGTCCATGGTGGTGGCTGGTTCTAAGGGTTCAAAGATTAACATCTCACAG GTTATTGCTGTGGTGGGGCAACAGAACGTGGAGGGTAAACGAATCCCCTTTGGCTTCAAACACCGCACGCTGCCTCACTTCATCAAAGATGATTACGGTCCTGAGAGCAGAGGCTTTGTGGAGAACTCCTACCTGGCTGGCCTGACACCAACAGAGTTCTTCTTTCACGCCATGGGAGGCAGAGAGGGTCTGATTGACACAGCTGTCAAGACAGCTGAGACTG GTTACATCCAGCGTCGTCTGATCAAGTCTATGGAGTCTGTGATGGTGAAATACGATGGCACGGTGCGTAACTCCATCAACCAGGTGGTCCAGCTGCGCTACGGTGAGGACGGCCTAGCAGGAGAGAACGTCGAGTTCCAAAACCTGGCAACAGTCAAACCATCGCACAAGGCCTTTGAAAAGAA GTTCAAGTTCGATTGCACCAATGAGCGAGCACTGAGGCGGATGCTGCAAGAAGACGTGGTAAAGGATGTACTGACCAACGCCCATGTGCAGAGTTCCCTGGAGAGGGAGTTTGAGAAGATGAAGGAGGACAGGGAGATTCTTCGAGCCATTTTTCCCACTGGGGACAGTAAG GTGGTGCTGCCATGCAACCTGGCCAGAATGATTTGGAACGCGCAGAAGATCTTCCGCATCAACACTCGGACCCCAACAGACCTGAATCCTCTAAGAGTGGTCGAGG GTGTTCAGGAGTTGAGTAAGAAGCTGGTGATTGTGAATGGCGACGACCCGCTAAGCAGACAGGCCCAACAGAACGCCACTCTGCTCTTCAACATCCACCTGCGCTCCACGCTCTGCTCCAAACGCATGACGGAGGAGTTCCGCCTTTCCACTGAGGCTTTCGACTGGCTGCTGGGAGAGATTGAGACCAAGTTCAACCAGTCCATT GCCCACCCAGGTGAAATGGTTGGCGCGCTGGCTGCTCAGTCGCTGGGAGAGCCAGCCACTCAGATGACCCTGAACACTTTCCACTACGCCGGCGTGTCGGCCAAGAACGTAACACTCGGTGTGCCTCGTCTCAAGGAATTGATCAACATCTCCAAGAGGCCCAAGACACCCTCGCTGACTGTTTTCCTGCTGGGTCAGGCAGCACGTGACGCTGAGAGGGCCAAGGACATCCTCTGTCGACTGGAGCACACCACGCTGAGAAAA GTGACGGCCAACACCGCCATCTACTACGACCCCAACCCTCAGAACACAGTGGTGGCTGAGGATCAGGAGTGGGTGAATGTCTACTACGAGATGCCCGACTTTGATGTGACACGCATTTCACCATGGCTGCTGCGCATCGAGCTCGACCGCAAACACATGACTGATCGCAAGCTGACTATGGAGCAGATTGCAGAGAAGATCAATGCAG GTTTTGGAGACGATTTGAACTGTATCTTCAATGACGACAATGCCGAGAAGCTCGTTCTGCGAATCAGAATCATGAACAGTGATGAAAACAAGTTCCAAGAG GATGAGGAGGTGGTGGACAAAATGGATGATGATGTGTTCTTGAGGTGCATCGAGTCCAACATGCTGACAGACATGACCCTACAAGGCATTGAGCAGATCAGCAAG GTGTACATGCACTTGCCCCAGACTGACAATAAGAAGAAGATCATCATCACGGAGGACGGCGAGTTCAAGGCCCTGCAGGAGTGGATCCTTGAGACAGACGGAGTGAGTCTCATGAGAGTGCTCAGCGAGAAGGATGTGGATCCCGTCAGGACCACCTCCAACGACATTGTGGAGATCTTCACG GTCTTGGGAATTGAGGCTGTGCGAAAGGCTCTGGAGAGGGAGTTGTACCACGTCATTTCCTTCGACGGTTCCTATGTCAACTACCGTCACTTGGCTCTGCTCTGTGACACCATGACCTGCCGCGGTCACCTGATGGCCATCACACGTCACGGCATCAACCGTCAAGACACGGGACCACTTATGAAGTGTTCCTTTGAGGAGACG GTGGATGTGTTGATGGAGGCATCGTCCCACGGTGAAAGTGACCCCATGAAGGGGGTGTCGGAGAACATCATGCTTGGCCAGCTCGCCCCGGCTGGTACAGGCTGCTTTGACTTGCTGCTGGATGCTGAGAAGTGTAAATACGGCATGGAGATCCCTACAAACATACCTGGCATCAGCGTGGCTGGAC CCACTGGAATGTTCTTTGGCACAGTGCCGAGTCCCATGAGTGGAATGTCACCCGCCATGACCCCGTGGAACACCGGAGCTACGCCAGCATACGGTGCCTGGTCCCCCAGTGTTG gaAGCGGCATGACCCCTGGAGCAGCAGGATTCTCTCCCAGTGCAGCATCAGATGCAAGTGGCTTCTCTCCAGGCTACTCCCCGGCCTGGTCCCCCACTCCTGGGTCTCCAGGATCTCCAGGACCAGCTAGCCCATACATTCCATCTCCAG GTGGAGCCATGTCACCCAACTACTCACCCACCTCCCCGGCCTATGAGCCTCGCTCCCCTGGAGGCTACACCCCTCAGAGCCCTGGCTATTCCCCAACATCACCCTCCTACTCCCCCACCTCTCCCTCTTACTCCCCCACCAGCCCGAACTACAGCCCGACATCACCTTCCTACTCTCCCACTTCGCCCAGTTACTCTCCAACTTCCCCTTCCTACTCCCCTACGTCCCCTTCCTACTCCCCTACATCCCCATCCTACTCCCCTACGTCTCCCTCATATTCCCCCACGTCCCCCTCATACTCCCCCACGTCCCCCTCATACTCTCCCACCTCACCAAGCTACAGCCCGACATCGCCGAGCTACAGCCCAACGTCACCCAGCTACTCTCCCACCTCGCCTTCTTATTCTCCCACGTCTCCATCTTACTCCCCCACTTCCCCCTCCTACTCCCCCACCTCTCCTTCCTACTCACCAACCAGCCCGAGCTACAGCCCTACATCGCCGAACTACACCCCCACCTCGCCTAGTTactcccccacctccccctcctaCTCCCCAACATCGCCCTCTTACTCCCCAACCTCCCCCAACTACACCCCAACCAGCCCCAACTACTCTCCCACCTCCCCCTCATACTCCCCGACCTCTCCGTCTTACTCCCCTTCCAGTCCACGCTACACGCCGCAATCACCCACCTACACACCCAGCTCACCCTCATACAGCCCCAGCTCACCCTCCTACTCGCCCACCTCCCCCAAATACACCCCGACTTCACCCTCATACAGCCCAAGCTCCCCGGAGTACACTCCAACCTCTCCAAAGTACTCCCCTACCTCTCCAAAGTACTCCCCAACGTCACCGAAGTACTCGCCCACTTCTCCCACCTACTCCCCCACAACACCAAAATACAGCCCCACCTCTCCTACCTactcccccacctcccccaccTACACCCCCACCAGCCCCAAATACTCCCCTACCTCCCCAACTTACTCCCCAACCTCACCCAAGTACTCACCCACGTCTCCTACCTACTCGCCGACCAGTCCTAAAGGCTCCACGTACAGCCCCACCTCCCCTGGATACAGCCCCACCTCACCCACCTACAGCCCCAGCTCACCCTCCTACTCGCCCACCTCCCCCAAATACACCCCGACTTCACCCTCATACAGCCCCAGCTCACCCTCCTACTCGCCCACCTCCCCCAAATACACCCCGACTTCACCCTCATACAGCCCCAGCTCACCCTCCTACTCGCCCACCTCCCCCAAATACACCCCGACTTCACCCTCATACAGCCCCAGCTCACCCTCCTACTCGCCCACCTCCCCCAAATACACCCCGACTTCACCCTCATACAGCCCCAGCTCACCCTCCTACTCGCCCACCTCCCCCAAATACACCCCGACTTCACCCTCATACAGCCCCAGCTCACCCTCCTACTCGCCCACCTCCCCCAAATACACCCCGACTTCACCCTCATACAGCCCCAGCTCACCCTCCTACTCGCCCACCTCCCCCAAATACACCCCGACTTCACCCTCATACAGCCCCAGCTCACCCTCCTACTCGCCCACCTCCCCCAAATACACCCCGACTTCACCCTCATACAGCCCCAGCTCACCCTCCTACTCGCCCACCTCCCCCAAATACACCCCGACTTCACCCTCATACAGCCCCAGCTCACCCTCCTACTCGCCCACCTCCCCCAAATACACCCCGACTTCACCCTACAGTTGCTGCCAGTTTTGA